The Agromyces mariniharenae genome includes a window with the following:
- a CDS encoding ATP-dependent zinc protease, giving the protein MTEPPYSTTIVGWREWVTLPGAGVPWIKAKIDTGARTSSLHAFEVEEFRAEDGTDSVRFGVRPWQDSDEDAVVVEFPVHDRRTVRSSSGHSEERIVVLMDVTLHGRTQTVEMTLSNRDEMGFRMLIGREALRDGFLVAAGESFLGGRAPRRVRRQNRGR; this is encoded by the coding sequence GTGACAGAGCCCCCCTATTCAACCACCATCGTCGGATGGCGCGAATGGGTGACCCTGCCCGGTGCGGGAGTCCCATGGATCAAGGCGAAGATCGACACCGGCGCCCGTACGTCGTCGCTGCACGCGTTCGAGGTGGAGGAGTTCCGAGCCGAGGACGGCACGGACTCCGTGCGGTTCGGCGTGCGTCCGTGGCAGGACAGCGACGAGGACGCGGTCGTCGTCGAGTTCCCCGTGCACGACCGCCGCACGGTGCGCAGCTCGTCGGGCCACTCCGAGGAACGCATCGTCGTGCTCATGGACGTGACGCTGCACGGACGCACGCAGACCGTCGAGATGACGCTGTCGAACCGCGACGAGATGGGCTTCCGCATGCTCATCGGCCGCGAGGCGCTGCGCGACGGGTTCCTCGTCGCCGCCGGTGAGTCGTTCCTCGGCGGACGCGCCCCACGACGCGTCCGCCGACAGAACCGCGGTCGCTGA
- a CDS encoding LysR family transcriptional regulator — MLDVRRLRLLVELSRRGTLAAVADALSYSPSSVSQQLSLLEREAGVPLLVQVGRRVQLTPQALVLVEHGKAVLDRLEEAEADVARSLTSVGGTVRIAVFQSAAHAVMPQALTLLAAGHPDLRVEVTEREPEAGLFEVAARDFDLVVAEQYPGHARPRHPELDRVPLASDAIRLAVPPHPRAEGRPAEPDASRNPEPDLSATADRPWVMEPAGTASRVWAEQLCRAAGFEPDVRFETADLMAHIRLIRSGNAVGLLPDLVWAGERPSVLLAPLPGDPHREVFSSARHAAAGRPAVVAVRDALARAAARTGPPRNGDVAVADDT; from the coding sequence ATGCTCGACGTGCGACGCCTGCGCCTGCTGGTCGAGCTCAGCCGGCGCGGCACGCTGGCCGCGGTCGCCGACGCGCTGTCGTACAGCCCCTCGTCGGTCTCGCAGCAGCTCAGCCTGCTCGAGCGGGAGGCCGGGGTGCCGCTCCTGGTACAGGTGGGCCGGCGCGTGCAGCTCACGCCGCAGGCGCTCGTGCTCGTCGAGCACGGCAAGGCGGTGCTCGACCGGCTCGAGGAGGCGGAAGCCGACGTCGCGCGTTCGCTCACGTCGGTGGGCGGCACCGTGCGCATCGCGGTGTTCCAGTCGGCCGCGCACGCGGTGATGCCGCAGGCGCTCACGCTGCTCGCGGCCGGACATCCCGACCTGCGCGTCGAGGTCACCGAGCGCGAGCCCGAGGCCGGCCTGTTCGAGGTGGCGGCACGCGACTTCGACCTCGTCGTGGCCGAGCAGTATCCGGGACACGCGCGGCCGCGGCATCCCGAGCTCGATCGCGTGCCGCTCGCCTCGGATGCGATCCGGCTCGCGGTGCCCCCGCATCCGAGGGCCGAGGGGCGCCCGGCGGAGCCGGACGCGTCCCGGAACCCCGAGCCCGACCTCTCGGCGACCGCCGACCGCCCGTGGGTGATGGAGCCCGCCGGCACCGCATCGCGGGTGTGGGCCGAGCAGCTGTGCCGAGCCGCGGGATTCGAGCCCGACGTGCGCTTCGAGACCGCCGACCTCATGGCGCACATCCGGCTCATCCGCTCGGGGAACGCCGTGGGACTGCTGCCCGACCTCGTGTGGGCCGGCGAGCGGCCGAGCGTGCTGCTCGCGCCGCTGCCCGGCGATCCCCACCGCGAGGTGTTCTCCTCGGCCCGCCACGCGGCGGCCGGGCGTCCCGCCGTGGTCGCCGTGCGCGACGCGCTCGCGCGTGCCGCCGCCCGCACCGGTCCGCCCCGGAATGGGGACGTCGCCGTTGCGGACGACACGTGA
- a CDS encoding META domain-containing protein, giving the protein MASKRKIIGAGIAVLAVLTLAGCLGEQGSARGGSVDAAGTWGDPSEDGSPYLELEDDGSFSGSDGCNNLTGSWSVDEAEQVLFENVASTLKACEDVDDWLAHLSAATVAGDTMTVLGQDGAEIGQLERSSDTPST; this is encoded by the coding sequence ATGGCCAGCAAGCGGAAGATCATCGGGGCCGGCATCGCCGTGCTCGCCGTGCTCACGCTCGCGGGCTGCCTGGGGGAGCAGGGGTCCGCTCGCGGCGGCTCGGTCGACGCGGCCGGCACATGGGGGGATCCGTCGGAGGACGGGTCGCCGTACCTCGAGCTCGAGGACGACGGCAGCTTCAGCGGCAGCGACGGGTGCAACAACCTGACGGGTTCGTGGTCGGTCGACGAGGCCGAGCAGGTGCTGTTCGAGAACGTCGCGTCGACCTTGAAGGCGTGCGAGGACGTCGACGACTGGCTCGCCCACCTCAGCGCCGCGACGGTCGCGGGCGACACCATGACGGTGCTCGGCCAGGACGGCGCCGAGATCGGGCAGCTCGAGCGCAGCTCGGACACGCCCTCCACCTGA
- a CDS encoding VOC family protein, with the protein MDIAFVAGFGPIGSADSSSADFWRGAFGIPFSEDGGYFHTEELGGVNAFAIWPLSQAAEATFGTTEWPADRPVPQAWIEFDVASPAAVGEAVEELRAGGHEILVGAHEEPWGQTTSRLMSPEGLLVGVSYTPWMHDVEPAGNVMIGYDPELDESGTGLGHA; encoded by the coding sequence ATGGACATCGCATTCGTGGCCGGCTTCGGTCCCATCGGCAGCGCCGACTCGTCGTCGGCCGACTTCTGGCGTGGCGCGTTCGGGATCCCGTTCAGCGAAGACGGCGGCTACTTCCACACCGAGGAGCTCGGGGGCGTCAACGCGTTCGCCATCTGGCCGTTGAGCCAGGCCGCCGAGGCGACCTTCGGCACGACCGAGTGGCCCGCCGACCGCCCGGTGCCGCAGGCGTGGATCGAGTTCGACGTCGCCTCGCCGGCTGCGGTGGGCGAGGCGGTGGAGGAGCTCCGCGCGGGCGGGCACGAGATCCTCGTCGGCGCCCACGAGGAGCCGTGGGGGCAGACGACGTCGCGCCTGATGAGCCCCGAGGGCCTGCTCGTCGGCGTGAGCTACACGCCGTGGATGCACGACGTCGAGCCCGCGGGCAACGTGATGATCGGCTACGACCCCGAGCTCGACGAGAGCGGCACGGGCCTCGGCCACGCCTAG
- a CDS encoding amidohydrolase: protein MTSTLFHGGTIWRGADQATSGALFAREGVVEALDAAALRLASEAEAAGEHLERVDLDGGFLMPAFGDGHAHPLFGGLEAEGPDVRSCTSIPAIVDEVRRYAEAHPGVAWIQGASYDGSLADGGLFDARWLDEAVPDRPVVLRAWDYHTVWCNSRAFELAGIDADTPDPVLGEIPRRADGSPLGTLREWGAVELVTDIAPPRPVEERLRALERAAEYYLARGVTWVQDAWVEPAELDVYLEAAARDRLRIRFNLALYADPRRFATQLPAFVESRRRVTDAASPMLTANTVKFFADGVVENETGALLEPYCSSLHKHGMSVWGAEDLAEAVRAVDAAGFQVHIHAIGDAAVRQALDAIEHAVEANGPRDRRPVIAHAQLVDDADLDRFARLAIIPNMQPLWAQLDALMTVLTVPRLGAERADKQYRMRSIEASGARLAFGSDWPVSSGDPREGIAVAVSRRTPAGDPVGGWTPQEILPVALALDAYSAAVAHQAFADATDAPWGRIEPGAAADLVHLAADPRDLDPADLPDLPVRATWLAGIPRYRGERLPTP, encoded by the coding sequence GTGACCTCGACCCTCTTCCACGGTGGCACGATCTGGCGCGGAGCCGACCAGGCGACGAGCGGGGCGCTGTTCGCGCGCGAGGGCGTCGTCGAGGCGCTCGACGCCGCCGCGCTCCGGCTCGCGTCCGAGGCCGAGGCGGCGGGGGAGCACCTCGAGCGGGTCGACCTCGACGGCGGCTTCCTCATGCCCGCGTTCGGCGACGGGCACGCGCACCCGCTGTTCGGCGGGCTCGAGGCCGAGGGCCCCGACGTGCGCTCGTGCACGTCGATCCCGGCGATCGTCGACGAGGTGCGGCGCTACGCCGAGGCGCACCCCGGCGTCGCGTGGATCCAGGGAGCGTCGTACGACGGCAGCCTCGCCGACGGCGGGCTCTTCGATGCGCGCTGGCTCGACGAGGCCGTGCCCGACCGGCCCGTCGTGCTGCGCGCCTGGGACTACCACACGGTGTGGTGCAACTCGCGGGCGTTCGAGCTCGCCGGCATCGACGCCGACACACCCGACCCCGTGCTCGGCGAGATCCCGCGCCGCGCCGACGGCTCGCCGCTCGGCACCCTGCGCGAGTGGGGCGCCGTCGAGCTCGTCACCGACATCGCCCCGCCGCGCCCCGTCGAGGAGCGACTGCGCGCGCTCGAGCGCGCGGCCGAGTACTACCTCGCGCGCGGTGTCACCTGGGTGCAGGACGCCTGGGTCGAGCCCGCCGAGCTCGACGTCTACCTCGAGGCCGCGGCGCGCGACCGGCTGCGCATCCGGTTCAACCTCGCGCTCTACGCCGACCCGCGCCGCTTCGCGACCCAGCTGCCCGCGTTCGTCGAGTCGCGCCGCCGGGTCACGGATGCCGCGTCGCCCATGCTCACCGCGAACACCGTGAAGTTCTTCGCCGACGGCGTCGTCGAGAACGAGACCGGCGCCCTGCTCGAGCCGTACTGCTCGTCGCTGCACAAGCACGGCATGTCGGTGTGGGGTGCCGAGGACCTCGCCGAGGCCGTGCGCGCCGTCGACGCGGCCGGATTCCAGGTGCACATCCACGCCATCGGCGACGCGGCCGTGCGCCAGGCGCTCGACGCGATCGAGCACGCCGTCGAGGCGAACGGCCCGCGCGACCGCCGCCCCGTCATCGCGCACGCGCAGCTCGTCGACGACGCCGACCTCGACCGGTTCGCGCGGCTCGCGATCATCCCGAACATGCAGCCGCTGTGGGCCCAGCTCGACGCGCTCATGACCGTGCTGACCGTGCCACGGCTCGGCGCGGAGCGCGCGGACAAGCAGTACCGCATGCGCTCGATCGAGGCATCGGGTGCCCGCCTCGCGTTCGGCTCGGACTGGCCCGTCTCGTCGGGCGACCCGCGGGAGGGCATCGCGGTCGCCGTGAGCCGCCGCACGCCCGCCGGCGATCCGGTCGGCGGCTGGACGCCGCAGGAGATCCTGCCCGTCGCACTCGCCCTCGACGCCTACAGCGCGGCCGTCGCCCACCAGGCGTTCGCCGACGCGACGGATGCCCCGTGGGGCCGCATCGAGCCCGGCGCCGCCGCCGACCTCGTGCACCTCGCGGCCGATCCGCGTGACCTCGATCCCGCCGACCTCCCCGACCTCCCCGTGCGCGCGACCTGGCTCGCGGGGATCCCCCGATACCGAGGCGAACGCCTCCCGACCCCCTGA
- a CDS encoding Lrp/AsnC family transcriptional regulator, protein MDNLDRAILDLLRQNARAGYGDIGSSVGLSASAVKRRVDRLVADGVIRSFTIQVDPTVDGMSTEAYVELFCRGTVAPDELQRILQGVPEVVYAGTVTGSADAIVHMRARDITSLEDALERVRIAPNVDHTRSAIVLSRLVNRNRD, encoded by the coding sequence ATGGACAACCTCGACCGCGCCATCCTCGACCTGCTCCGACAGAACGCGCGAGCGGGGTACGGCGACATCGGGTCGTCCGTGGGCCTCTCGGCGTCGGCCGTGAAGCGCCGCGTCGACCGCCTCGTCGCCGACGGCGTCATCCGCTCGTTCACGATCCAGGTCGACCCCACCGTCGACGGGATGAGCACCGAGGCCTACGTCGAGCTGTTCTGCCGTGGCACCGTCGCGCCCGACGAGCTGCAGCGCATCCTCCAGGGCGTGCCCGAGGTCGTCTACGCCGGCACCGTCACGGGCAGCGCCGACGCGATCGTGCACATGCGCGCCCGTGACATCACCTCGCTCGAGGACGCGCTCGAACGCGTGCGCATCGCCCCGAACGTCGACCACACGCGCAGCGCGATCGTCCTGTCGCGACTGGTGAACCGCAACCGGGACTGA
- a CDS encoding RimK family alpha-L-glutamate ligase — protein MKLAILSRAPQAYSTQRLRAAAQQRGHEVKVLNTLRFAIDLSGTEPDLQYRGRPLSDYDAILPRIGNSITYFGTAVVRQFEQMDVYTPNTANGITNARDKLRANQILSRHNIGMPATAFVRNRADVRPAIELVGGAPVVIKLLEGTQGIGVILAPEVKIAEAIIETLHSTKQNVLIQRFVKESRGRDIRALVIGDRVVAAMRRVASGDEFRSNVHRGGTVEPVELTPAYEQAAVRSAQIMGLKVAGVDMLEGNDGPLVMEVNSSPGLQGIETATKLDVAGAIIDYIANQVAFPEIDVRQRLTVSTGYGVAELLVHGAADLVGKTLGESGLWDRDITVLTLHRGTTVIPNPRKGVVLEAEDRLLCFGRLEEMRSMIPERRRRRAKVRKLPKEPIPEAV, from the coding sequence ATGAAACTGGCGATCCTCTCGCGCGCCCCGCAGGCGTACTCCACCCAGCGACTCCGGGCGGCGGCGCAGCAACGGGGGCACGAGGTGAAGGTGCTCAACACGCTGCGCTTCGCGATCGACCTCTCGGGCACCGAACCCGACCTGCAGTACCGCGGCCGTCCGCTGTCCGACTACGACGCGATCCTGCCGCGCATCGGCAACTCGATCACGTACTTCGGCACCGCCGTCGTGCGCCAGTTCGAGCAGATGGACGTCTACACGCCGAACACCGCGAACGGCATCACGAACGCGCGCGACAAGCTCCGCGCGAACCAGATCCTGAGCCGCCACAACATCGGCATGCCGGCGACGGCGTTCGTGCGCAACCGCGCCGACGTGCGTCCGGCGATCGAGCTCGTCGGCGGCGCACCCGTCGTCATCAAGCTGCTCGAGGGCACGCAGGGCATCGGCGTGATCCTCGCGCCCGAGGTGAAGATCGCCGAGGCGATCATCGAGACCCTGCACTCGACGAAGCAGAACGTGCTCATCCAGCGGTTCGTGAAGGAGAGCCGCGGTCGCGACATCCGTGCCCTCGTCATCGGCGACCGCGTCGTCGCGGCCATGCGTCGCGTCGCGAGCGGCGACGAGTTCCGCTCGAACGTGCACCGCGGCGGCACCGTCGAGCCCGTGGAGCTCACGCCCGCCTACGAGCAGGCCGCCGTGCGCTCTGCGCAGATCATGGGCCTCAAGGTGGCGGGCGTCGACATGCTCGAGGGCAACGACGGCCCGCTCGTCATGGAGGTCAACTCGTCGCCCGGCCTGCAGGGCATCGAGACGGCGACGAAGCTCGACGTGGCCGGCGCGATCATCGACTACATCGCGAACCAGGTCGCGTTCCCCGAGATCGACGTGCGCCAGCGGCTCACCGTCTCGACGGGGTACGGCGTCGCCGAGCTCCTGGTGCACGGCGCGGCCGACCTCGTCGGCAAGACGCTCGGCGAGTCGGGCCTCTGGGATCGCGACATCACCGTGCTCACGCTCCACCGCGGCACGACGGTCATCCCGAATCCGCGCAAGGGTGTCGTGCTCGAGGCCGAGGACCGCCTGCTCTGCTTCGGCAGGCTCGAGGAGATGCGCTCGATGATCCCCGAGCGCCGCCGCCGCCGCGCCAAGGTGCGCAAGCTTCCGAAGGAGCCGATCCCCGAGGCCGTCTGA
- a CDS encoding GntR family transcriptional regulator, whose translation MTRPGPQGRTDAAGGSMRFTIRHDDDTPPFEQVRRQVVDAVASRTLAPGTRMPTVRALAAELDLAVNTVAKAYRALEADHVIETRGRAGTFVAATGDPTTQEAQLAALAYADRVHHLGLDRATALALVESALDAPR comes from the coding sequence GTGACCCGTCCAGGGCCGCAGGGCCGCACGGATGCCGCGGGCGGGTCGATGCGGTTCACGATCCGCCACGACGACGACACGCCGCCGTTCGAGCAGGTGCGCCGCCAGGTCGTGGACGCGGTGGCATCCCGCACCCTCGCCCCAGGCACGCGGATGCCGACCGTGCGCGCCCTGGCGGCCGAGCTCGACCTGGCCGTCAACACCGTCGCGAAGGCGTACCGCGCGCTCGAGGCCGACCATGTCATCGAGACCCGCGGACGCGCCGGCACCTTCGTCGCCGCCACCGGCGACCCCACCACGCAGGAGGCGCAGCTCGCCGCCCTCGCCTACGCCGACCGCGTGCATCACCTCGGCCTCGACCGGGCGACCGCCCTCGCCCTCGTCGAGTCGGCGCTCGACGCCCCCCGCTGA
- a CDS encoding TetR/AcrR family transcriptional regulator C-terminal domain-containing protein produces the protein MEIVTRVNRDQLVTTALELIDEEGGEALSMRALAKRVNRQVSSLYNHVESRGDLIEAVRARIVEEIDTTAFLAEPWDAALEAWARSYLAAFAAHPNVILLLATTPIRDVSTLGMYDRVVGALVEAGWPVGDAVAVMRTVEAHVLGSAIDIVAPGDLLEQGSVPPEHAAFRAALDPSLGDAFGARRAFEIGLAALLAGLRVRHAAAAGLRG, from the coding sequence ATGGAAATCGTGACACGCGTCAACCGCGACCAGCTCGTGACCACGGCGCTCGAGCTCATCGACGAGGAGGGCGGCGAGGCGCTCTCCATGCGCGCGCTCGCCAAGCGCGTGAACCGCCAGGTCTCCTCGCTCTACAACCACGTCGAGAGCCGCGGCGACCTCATCGAGGCCGTGCGCGCCCGCATCGTCGAGGAGATCGACACGACGGCCTTCCTGGCCGAGCCGTGGGATGCCGCGCTCGAAGCCTGGGCCCGCTCGTACCTCGCGGCGTTCGCCGCCCACCCGAACGTCATCCTGCTGCTCGCGACGACGCCCATCCGCGACGTGTCCACGCTCGGCATGTACGACCGCGTCGTCGGCGCGCTCGTCGAGGCGGGGTGGCCCGTCGGCGACGCGGTCGCCGTGATGCGCACGGTCGAGGCGCACGTGCTCGGATCGGCCATCGACATCGTCGCGCCCGGCGACCTGCTCGAGCAGGGCTCGGTGCCGCCCGAGCACGCCGCGTTCCGGGCGGCGCTCGATCCGTCGCTCGGCGACGCGTTCGGCGCACGCCGCGCGTTCGAGATCGGCCTCGCGGCGCTGCTCGCCGGGCTCCGGGTGCGGCACGCCGCAGCCGCGGGGCTGAGAGGCTGA
- a CDS encoding proline dehydrogenase family protein, whose product MTNAATELAPATDHVVALVRRWLAESAEHPADPAAERLAGVLKDPNGLAFTVGFVDGVMRPEDLGVAGRNLEQVAKLTPKFLPWYLRAAIRVGGVVAPVLPWVVIPIARRVLRRMVGHLVLDATPAKLGPSIAMLRESGNRLNLNLLGEAVLGEDEADRRLRGTYEFLARDDVDYVSIKVSSVVSQLSMWSFDEAVAKVVSKLTPLYELAAKSPTPKFINLDMEEYRDLDLTIAVFTTLLDQPQLRGLEAGIVLQTYLPDALGAMQELTAWAIARRQAGGAPIKVRVVKGANLAMEHVDAAIHGWPVATYGTKQDSDTNYKRVLHWSMTPERADAVKLGVAGHNLFDVAHAWLIARQRGVESRVEFEMLLGMATGQAEAVRRDVGNLLLYTPVVNPTEFDVAIAYLIRRLEENASQDNFMSAVFELDSDQGLFERERVRYERSLAALEADSGRVPTPNRTQNRRSEWSQESLAAAVAVPDAPAPGSEHEDDVSLTSTVLELTRGSRREPGLFGDTGEIEGELVAPSAAGAAGPGATPGFRNEPDTDPALAANREWGRRILARVPETRLGLETIARARVADAATLESIISTVAANGRAWGELPGAERAAVLHRAGLALAANRDRLIEVMAAETGKTIAEADPEISEAIDFAHYYAERARELDHVQGAVFVPPKLTVVTPPWNFPVAIPAGGVLAALAAGSGVIIKPAKLAQRSGAVMVEALWEAGVPRELLALVDIGERDLGRQLVSHPAVDRVILTGAYETAQLFRSFRPDLPLLAETSGKNAIIVTPSADLDLAASDVVKSAFGHAGQKCSAASLVILVGSVAKSERFRRQLVDAATSLRVGYPEHPQSVMGPIIEPANGKLLHALTQLGIGEEWLVEPKQLDGTGRLWSPGIREGVAPGSYFHLTEFFGPVLGVMHAKDLDEAIRLQNAVDYGLTAGLHSLDSEEVAQWLDRVEAGNLYVNRGITGAIVQRQPFGGWKRSAVGAGAKAGGPNYLFGLGEWMPQHGPVSSTLHLRGLEKRVSELIEASQPALEYEAFEVLRRSALSDEVAWAEEYGTVKDVSGVGVERNLFRYRALPVTVRIGEASTLAEGLRVIAAGLLAKSHLTVSTAFELPKGVRTILEARDTRVIREGDAAWLARVAEEGVGSTRVRLVGGGASELAAALGGTPDVAVWSHPVTPSGRVELLPFLHEQAVSITNHRFGNPTTLTDAVI is encoded by the coding sequence ATGACCAACGCCGCCACGGAACTCGCGCCGGCCACCGACCACGTCGTCGCACTGGTGCGCCGCTGGCTCGCCGAGAGCGCCGAGCACCCCGCTGACCCCGCCGCCGAGCGCCTCGCCGGGGTGCTGAAGGACCCGAACGGGCTCGCCTTCACCGTCGGCTTCGTCGACGGCGTGATGCGCCCCGAAGACCTCGGCGTCGCCGGCCGCAACCTCGAGCAGGTCGCGAAGCTCACCCCGAAGTTCCTGCCCTGGTACCTGCGCGCGGCCATCCGCGTCGGAGGGGTCGTGGCACCGGTGCTCCCGTGGGTGGTGATCCCCATCGCGCGCCGCGTGCTGCGCCGGATGGTCGGACACCTCGTGCTCGACGCCACCCCGGCGAAGCTCGGCCCGTCGATCGCGATGCTGCGCGAGTCGGGCAACCGCCTCAACCTCAACCTGCTCGGCGAGGCCGTGCTCGGCGAGGACGAGGCCGACCGGCGGCTGCGCGGCACCTACGAGTTCCTCGCGCGCGACGACGTCGACTACGTCTCGATCAAGGTGTCGAGCGTCGTGAGCCAGCTCTCGATGTGGTCGTTCGACGAGGCCGTCGCGAAGGTCGTCTCGAAGCTCACGCCGCTCTACGAGCTCGCGGCGAAGAGCCCGACGCCGAAGTTCATCAACCTCGACATGGAGGAGTACCGCGACCTCGACCTCACCATCGCGGTGTTCACGACGCTGCTCGACCAGCCGCAGCTGCGCGGACTCGAGGCCGGCATCGTGCTGCAGACCTACCTGCCCGACGCGCTCGGCGCGATGCAGGAGCTCACCGCATGGGCGATCGCGCGACGCCAGGCGGGCGGCGCGCCCATCAAGGTGCGCGTGGTGAAGGGCGCGAACCTCGCCATGGAGCACGTCGACGCCGCGATCCACGGCTGGCCGGTCGCGACCTACGGCACCAAGCAGGACTCCGACACCAACTACAAGCGCGTGCTGCACTGGTCGATGACGCCCGAACGCGCCGACGCCGTGAAGCTCGGTGTCGCCGGTCACAACCTGTTCGACGTCGCGCACGCCTGGCTCATCGCGCGCCAGCGCGGCGTCGAGTCGCGCGTCGAGTTCGAGATGCTCCTCGGCATGGCCACCGGTCAGGCCGAGGCGGTGCGCCGCGACGTCGGCAACCTGCTGCTCTACACGCCCGTCGTGAACCCGACCGAGTTCGACGTGGCGATCGCCTACCTGATCCGCCGGCTCGAGGAGAACGCGAGCCAGGACAACTTCATGTCGGCCGTGTTCGAGCTGGACAGCGACCAGGGCCTCTTCGAGCGCGAGCGCGTCCGGTACGAGCGGTCGCTCGCCGCGCTGGAGGCCGACTCGGGTCGCGTCCCCACGCCGAATCGCACGCAGAACCGCCGCTCCGAGTGGTCGCAGGAGTCGCTCGCGGCGGCCGTGGCGGTGCCCGACGCCCCGGCCCCGGGCAGCGAGCACGAGGACGACGTGTCGCTCACGAGCACCGTGCTCGAGCTCACCCGCGGCTCGCGCCGCGAGCCCGGCCTGTTCGGCGACACGGGCGAGATCGAGGGCGAGCTCGTCGCTCCGAGCGCGGCCGGCGCGGCCGGCCCCGGCGCGACCCCCGGCTTCCGCAACGAGCCCGACACCGACCCCGCCCTCGCCGCGAACCGCGAGTGGGGCCGCCGCATCCTCGCCCGCGTGCCCGAGACGCGCCTGGGCCTCGAGACCATCGCCCGGGCCCGCGTCGCCGACGCGGCCACGCTCGAGTCGATCATCTCGACGGTGGCCGCGAACGGACGCGCCTGGGGCGAGCTCCCCGGCGCCGAGCGCGCCGCCGTGCTGCACCGCGCGGGCCTCGCGCTCGCCGCGAACCGCGACCGCCTCATCGAGGTCATGGCCGCCGAGACCGGCAAGACCATCGCCGAGGCCGACCCCGAGATCTCCGAGGCCATCGACTTCGCGCACTACTACGCCGAGCGCGCCCGCGAGCTCGACCACGTGCAGGGCGCGGTCTTCGTGCCGCCGAAGCTCACCGTCGTGACGCCGCCGTGGAACTTCCCGGTCGCGATTCCCGCCGGCGGGGTGCTCGCCGCGCTCGCCGCGGGCTCGGGCGTCATCATCAAGCCGGCCAAGCTCGCGCAGCGCTCGGGCGCCGTCATGGTCGAGGCGCTCTGGGAGGCCGGCGTGCCTCGCGAGCTCCTCGCCCTCGTCGACATCGGCGAGCGCGACCTCGGCCGGCAGCTGGTGTCGCACCCCGCCGTCGACCGCGTCATCCTGACGGGCGCGTACGAGACCGCGCAGCTGTTCCGCTCGTTCCGCCCCGACCTGCCGCTGCTGGCGGAGACGAGCGGCAAGAACGCGATCATCGTGACGCCGTCGGCCGACCTCGACCTCGCGGCATCCGACGTCGTGAAGAGCGCCTTCGGCCACGCCGGCCAGAAGTGCTCGGCCGCGTCGCTCGTGATCCTCGTCGGCTCGGTCGCGAAGTCGGAGCGGTTCCGCCGCCAGCTCGTCGACGCCGCCACGTCGCTGCGGGTCGGGTACCCCGAGCACCCGCAGAGCGTCATGGGCCCGATCATCGAGCCCGCGAACGGCAAGCTCCTGCACGCGCTCACCCAGCTCGGCATCGGCGAGGAGTGGCTCGTGGAGCCGAAGCAGCTCGACGGCACCGGCCGGCTCTGGTCGCCCGGCATCCGCGAGGGCGTGGCGCCCGGGTCGTACTTCCACCTCACCGAGTTCTTCGGACCGGTGCTCGGCGTCATGCACGCCAAGGACCTCGACGAGGCCATCCGCCTGCAGAACGCCGTCGACTACGGCCTCACCGCCGGCCTGCACTCGCTCGACTCCGAGGAGGTCGCGCAGTGGCTCGACCGCGTCGAGGCGGGCAACCTCTACGTGAACCGCGGCATCACGGGCGCCATCGTGCAGCGCCAGCCGTTCGGCGGCTGGAAGCGCTCGGCCGTCGGCGCCGGCGCGAAGGCGGGCGGCCCGAACTACCTGTTCGGCCTCGGCGAGTGGATGCCGCAGCACGGCCCCGTGTCGAGCACCCTCCACCTGCGCGGGCTCGAGAAGCGCGTGTCGGAGCTCATCGAGGCGTCGCAGCCGGCGCTCGAGTACGAGGCGTTCGAGGTGCTGCGCCGATCGGCGCTGTCCGACGAGGTCGCCTGGGCCGAGGAGTACGGCACGGTCAAGGACGTCTCGGGCGTCGGCGTCGAGCGGAACCTGTTCCGCTACCGCGCGCTGCCCGTCACCGTGCGCATCGGCGAGGCGTCGACGCTCGCGGAGGGCCTGCGCGTCATCGCCGCCGGCCTGCTCGCGAAGTCGCACCTCACCGTGTCGACCGCGTTCGAGCTCCCGAAGGGCGTGCGCACGATCCTCGAGGCCCGCGACACGCGGGTCATCCGCGAGGGGGATGCCGCGTGGCTCGCGCGCGTCGCCGAGGAGGGCGTCGGCTCGACCCGCGTCCGCCTCGTCGGCGGCGGCGCGTCCGAGCTCGCGGCCGCGCTCGGCGGCACCCCGGATGTCGCGGTGTGGTCGCACCCCGTGACGCCCTCGGGGCGCGTGGAGCTGCTGCCGTTCCTGCACGAGCAGGCCGTGTCGATCACGAACCACCGGTTCGGCAACCCGACGACGCTGACCGACGCCGTCATCTAG